ccgggtttttcaaaaaaagaagaggggctttttattttttattttttatttcaagatggccgccattctttgttaaaatttcaaatatccattgttttttctactgctgaaatacacaaaacataaatgaaacaatttagtcgaggcattcagacaagacattcagattgtttttgctgagatcatttaaaataaccctatttaaaaaaaaaaaaaaaaaatgtgcataaaaaaataaaataaaaaaggaggcggcctgtaaaaaggaagcgggcggggacgcgaaacatgtttttttttttacttggcctaatggGTCACATGGTTCATAACATGGATAATATTTTTAGCCAGCTCTATCAAAATGTCCCCTCACTAAGTGAAAGACAatcctacatgtacaccattttgagatatggagggtgctttcgtttagcttccctgggtctaccccggtctgccctggtacgttcgaatagctttgacggggctcacccgggtcagcccccagtgccctgcttgttgtggagtgggtcacttgggggtgacctgaggtgcatgccgtcaccacgagagggcgagtgtgatcgttcgattagctcttgtaaggggctcacccgattgggagcaccgcagggtagacccagggaagctaaacaaacgcacccatagtGGACACATTATAAtcgcactgtttggtttgggtaaatcctTTAAATATGTACATATAAAAGCACCCAAACTAAACAGTGTACTCTTATGGAAGGCTATTATAGgtcttgaacttcgctcttgtaggggcacagcaatttttctctggtaaggggcactctacgaggaaaatgtaagtttgcgttggaactttgcaaagggcaccacggcaaaagcacagggcaccacggcatgCGCAATTGCAATGGGTGCTGTGGATTATTTCAGGTCTTGTATAAACAGTGGCTTatatacgcctttcttaatatttatgcatgaggtacgtcacaatgctaatccaaaacgaggcgatgggcgcagccactgcaagtgatgggggacgtgcgcccatagcctcattttgggtaagaattttgacgtcatgcataaatattaagagaggcgtatagcgCTTATATCAAGGCACTTCTATatctcaaggtgcttcaacattttcctgcaaggtatgtggagctacacTTTGTTTAAACTATAAGACTATTTACATAgtcaccatgtaatggtttacaagttggtgtggtgcaatatgcagccaatcacaCCGGGGctgaccccttctctttttgataagtgcaccagccgtcgatttcaccaaactctttctaacttaggattaatcttaggacttaggacaagttcaattccgtatccaaatacgtaggacgcattgaactcatcctaacttaggacgggttactcatcctaacttgagataggattgatcctagcgtttcgtgaaatcaacTGCAGATTCTTTTAACtactttacacaacacacatggtTGTGGGAACTGTTCAGTATATCAATATTCAAAatttaaaccaataattccaATAATACTTTCTTTAAAATTGATTAGTTTCTTCCCTATACACAAGAACCAATAcctaaatttaaatttaaggCACTTTTTAAAACTATGAAGTTAGGTTAATTTATGTACACTGCTCGGATTTGGTTGTTTATACACTACAGCATTAacagttatgaaatgcattgtaAGCAACGTTCAAACTAACTCTGACACAACACTCAACCAGACAAACCAATTCTTCTTTGGGAACATTTTAATGATTGTACTTTTGTACCTGTTTTGTAATTGTTCCTGTTTCCAGTGTGTCCCTCATTGGCAGACTTTACATTTCTTCTTATAAGGGTAGTAATCTAGCCAATTAAAACTCTTACTCTGCATACATCCACTGCCAAGGACTCCGTTCTTCTTCCGATAAAACTtggcttaaagatgctatgtcagatttttggccgatttgacccaaaagttttgatttaaaattcaataggtattttgatgggggtcgagaaagttacaagctttcatttgagccattgctcgaaaaaagtccaccaattattagtagcagtgaaataaagtgctcaaattaTATcacgacaatatatcacgtaaccaattcttatgtgttttataagaaacgttttaaatttttgtcatggttcctgaccattaaaagtaaaagttaaacttttttttcgttagagcgggtgatactctttgaaataccattcactcaaaaaatttttttttttaatgtttggggccaaaaatctgacagagCATCTTTAACACTCATGAATCTAGATTAACTTATGGCAAACACGccttctcacactctgctgctgaactTTGGAATAATCTCCCAATTAATGTTCGTAAATCTTCTTGTGTTGTTACTTATAAGAAAAAACTCAGAACCTATCTCTTTCCTAAATAGTagattaattatttgtttcttgcaagttttaatttgtccttttctttgtttatgCGCTTTGATCATGTTTTGGAAAAGCGCAATAAAAatgccttttattattatttttttattttatacatctaAAAAAAGACCTTATTGCTTTTTTACCTTTTCTCCAATCCACAAAGTTTCAtttagtaaaaaaacattgtagatTTGTATTAAATATCGTGCAATTACCATCCCTTCCAAAGATAACAGCTGATACACAAGCCAATTCTTACCACAAGTGAGAAAgggaacaaaacaaacttaaagtTATCAACTTAATGTTGTCAACTACCTTATTATAATTAGTATGCCATACTTATAGTCTGTCAGTATCCCCCATTAATTTAAACACACAATCGTTACAACTTTCCATCACCTTTTACAAAACGTAAGTTGCTTTTGGGCTGcaatgttattattactataatgTCCAAAACCAAACTAACCAACTACAGCAGCCcgaaacaaacacaacaattcAGACCAAATATGTTGAACTGTCTAATTTTTATCACACTAGACAACTATACAAACCACACTTCTATAAGCTAATCAACataataattatcaaaataGAATTTCTGATGAATTTACAACAAAtggacattaaaaaaaaaggcacaaaatatattatttttgatgaaactttgtATGGCTTTATGACTATACATTTCCGTTATCTACAATACTGTCTTATATACAATACAGCCCTATCTATAATATGCTGTTACAGCATACAAATATGGTTGCCAGGCAAAGAGGCTGTGGGAAGTTGGTGATATCCATGGAAACATGCTAAAAATTTGGAATAAATTACATCAAATGTGACAAGGTTTCATCTCAAGAACCCtcaaatgtccatcaagttGTATGAACTATTAGAACATTTTGCAGGTTTTAAGATCGCATATCTTCAAACCCAACTCTCTCTCAACCGAAACCCAGCATcctgttgttggtgtttttttttcttttggactGGAGTTGCTACtatagtaaactgatcatgctttacatgtgATCAGGCCTACCACCATACTCAGAGTGCAACATTTTggagtgttgagttactgtatgatgttggactgaggactgcactggtAAACTGATCAtactttacatgggatcaggcaaacCATCATAATTACAGTCCAACAGTTTGCTGTTGTGTTtaccataattttgttttgagtgcgGAAGGCTATTAATTTTGCAGTAAATCTTTCATGGGAGTTGAGGTTTAGTATAAAATACAATAAAGCATTTCAACTCATTACTGGAGCCcctcatttatatttttaaatgagGGTTTTAAGAAAACAGACTCCTCCAGAAATCAATGCAGTACCATTACTCCAAGTATCGTCAATTAGCATCAAGTATACTAATTGTGGGTTATACCCATATACACtgtacaacgatgtgtgttagcactgtatatactcagtactttcccaagccctgtgaaaaaaatcacaggcatataactctggtgtttttcacagagctccggaaagtattgagtatacagtgctaaggccgtgtccgaaacggcgacttcggctacagctacggctagatcgcgcgcgtctgcctattcttcaacactggtagacgcgctgatctagacgtagctgtagccgaagtcgtcgtttcggacacggcctaacacaCATATgggcaaaaccaaaaacataatattctttatcccgatgcaaatttccattttttatAGCACCTAGTATATTACCATTTCCATCAGCCTTAAGCCTAGCAAAAAACGTTATTCTGTAAAAACAGAATAGGTTCTACATCTCAGATGTGATGAATTTCATCAGAACTGGGTAAAAAGTATTAGCATGACAATCTGTTATATTATGATACAAAATGTGCAAGAGACTTGGATATAATATAAGGCCACACTTTTagttacattttaatttttattatacTTTCCTTATAATGTCAAAACATTTAACAATCATCCAACCCCAAATATACAtgtttttacacacaaaaacacaacttaCAAAGCAACCCCCAGAGCCCCTTAACgccccactccccccccccccccaatggcgTAACCAAAGCAAAGGGCAAGCTAACTTCCTAGGGGTTCTTGCAAGCAGATGAGTGCAAAATGTGCTGTAAGGTCTATCAGATACACTTTTGAGCAACAGTTAGCACAACAGTTTGCTTTCAAGCAATTAGACAAGcaattattttacaagacctgaatcaaaatgagaaaaacctTGTTTGGAACGCTTCATGCAGAAAAGTTTCATGCAGATTCATGGTCAACATTCGaacatattttttctttttaaagatataACAGAGTGAGGTATTATATTTGAATGGAAAACACAAGAACATAAGCATTCTTCAGTCATGAGTTTACCTGGCGTGAACATCTTTGGCCTCAATGTTTATTTTGAGGTACTTatcatgtaaaacaaaaagaggTACATGTCCAACAGTCCTGATTAACTTGTGAAAGACTTGGAGTAGGTTTTCCAGATGATGGCAATTTAAATACGAGGGGTCCTGCCTACATGTGGCTACCTTTATCACCACCTCCCTGAAAAGATTCACCGTTAAATATAAtgcaaaattgattttttttttcctctaaCACTCCCTTGCCTTCCTATTTCGCTAAAGTGttactggttcccctctgcgctttacacatgctAGCGTGGAAAAGGCAACTGGGACCAGTTAAGAAACCATCATGAGTTTGGTCGACCACAATACGGTAGTAAAGTAAACCAAAGGTCGACCAGCCCGGGGTTCGAGtaaaaatggtcaacctttagttaaccatggtgcacactgaAACTTGCTCATTTGAGCAGGTTTCTCAGGGCAACGGTAAGAAGCAAATTGGAACCCCACCAACATGGATTACGCATGTGATAAGTATGTCTCGCAAGAACCACCATGAAGCACAATGCAATAATGCAAAAAGCAGTTCCTTGTTTACCCTTTCCAATAACATTCTACCATAATGTTTGCTGCAGGGGCAATATAGTAGAATtcacgctgaaaggattgaaggatcgTGTcactgattgtgtttcgtaagtaaattatgttgtcgtgatTAGTCGTGAGTGTCACAATTGGTTCACCGAGCAGGTAGTCGAGGGAAAGAAGGCCAGGCAGGTAATCATGGCTAAGCGGCACGATTAACCGACaagttgaaaaacagtagtcgtgacttgactaagcaatcaatagtcgcgactacaacACTTAGTAGGCCCACACTGAGCAGTACATCACCATAGAGTGCAAAGCTCCCACTTGTCGGACGCCCTCTAGAGGTGACATCTCTCTATCGGTAGCAGTGAAGATGACATTTGCCTCGAGTTTCCTTTATATTGGATCATTATACAGGTGCCATAGCTCAACAGCTGACACATTGCTCATGTAACCATGGCAAAGCTCCCAATCCAGACATCTCGTTAGCTCATCCAACTCcctgaataaaataaacattaataGACAAATGAGTAATAGTCACTAGAAGGTAGTGCTCCACCAACCAGGCTCCTAATGGGTGATTCCCATGCCTACATCTTCacagactgtaaagggggtaactctgtttcagccccaggagtaggtagaTGGCGGGTGTCCCATCGATGGCCCAATTAAGTacacacattttaaaattcaagagcttgaaatttatttcaaagttgttttgtttgctaATCTCTACTGACTGCCTGGCcaagatttgttgttgttaatcaTCCAGAGATTTACTGTTATCTACACTTTATGTAAACTGTAATATCCTCGTGATGTtcagttttccttttttaaattaatgataataataataacaacaacaagttcttatatagcacatttcacaacaaccgtcttaatgcgctttacaatagtgccctggtcattggaccaataacattcctttgaTCTTCCTCAGCTCTCTGGGGAGTGTACAACCTGGGCAAtcgtagcgctccaaaggctttttcctACACAATACCAACCTCTACTCTCGCAGGTACccgtttatacccctgggtgaagagaagcagtcaatcgaaacaaataaataagtaaaatgGATTTTTTTGGTGATTTACCTTGACTTGCTTTGAGGTGGCGTTGCTAGTAATCGTAAATGTTGAGACTGCAACCATGTATCCATTTCAGTAAGCGAGTTGATACTTGATGGTTCGGGGCCATACAGCATCATGCCAGTTCTGAGAaggatagaaaaaaaaaattataaaaagactCAAAGACATACACAGGATCACATGTCAAGCCTGCATGCTTCtcatttgaaagggcaagggcaccaaggcattttctccttggtaaagggcaccctatgagaaaattgtaaatttcttgtggagcatttcaagggcaccaaggcaatgaccagggggcatggaggcaatcacctctacGCCTCCGTGAAGTAAGGCCTGacatgtggcgtgtcatggccaagcggttaagagcacttaAGCActgctggtgtttctgatcaacagagtccGATACTTGTGTTCTCAAGAAAGACAATTAATCATTATTCCTTCGTTCTGCTAACCCCATTTACGCTGCTGTTCCTGAGCTCACTTGGTGTCAAATTAAAggggtttgataccttttgtgtATCAAAGTTTTTGGCCAaaacatgaatccctactcactgtgagtgAAGATCAGTTAAATgttatataatttacctgtagaagttttagctTCATTTTCGTCAaggttttgaggaaaaaaaagtgGAAATCAGAGTAATGTTTTCGTAAGAGTCGCTTAAATACATTGTTcatgttaaaataattgtcGCCTCACTGAgataaaatttattttcaagaaaaactgaaaaagcacctcagcaagtaatgtttaagggaagctttctaccatcattattttcaaaccgagtaagtttaatgtaaatctgtggaggtttgtgttttgtgtcatacaaagaGTACCCAAACTGTTTTCAAAGGAAGACACCATAGTTTATCATCCTTCGGATGCTTGGTGGCACGGTTGGATtatgcgtaaagcgctcgcctctcaccaaggtgacccaggttcgattcccagccagggccatatgtgagttgagttgtgtgttggttctctgatgtgccacgagggttttccagactatccggttttcctccctcgggaaaaataaaacactttcaaTCTTGGCTGTggtccgtggtcataatgggttgatgtggctggtagctgaaggcgcccttgcatgcctgcctctcgaacacgttgtagccgcgtccttcgcaattcagctgtAGCTGCGAGTTAGGATGactagccccccaaattattattattattatatagatGAAATTGTTTCCTGTACCTTAGTATGGCCTCCCTCAGAGTAGGTCTATTCGCAGGGTTATCCTTCAGCATACGTCCAAACAATGCCTTCCCCTCCTTAGACAGAAACCCTGGCACCTCCAGAGAGATTGTAGGTAGACACTTTGCGATCATCCCAGGTGATGGAGGAGACTGTTCTCCGTCTGGCAACCTATTAAAAAGGCAACACAACATGGCCGCCGTGCTGTAGAGGTCTGAACTCTCATAGACATCTAGAAGTGTTAGCtgtaaaaaagacaaaagagaaTAAGACAATCTTAAtggaccccttgcataacgcgaaacgCTAGGTCATTTTgacctggtcattgccttggtgcccttgaaatgctccagtagaaatttacaacttcctcatagggtgcccttttccaaGGAGAATGTCTCGATGCCCATTTGAGAATTTTATTCAGCCAATCCACATTTCTTTTTAACTGTTCTTTTGTCTTTACTCCCTCTTTGCTTTTACTGCACTTTTGTTTACATGTTCAACATGAAGGACAAATTTTTGCAGCTCCTTATTTCAACATTTTACTCACATCTTTCTGCCATGACTTTGGCGGTCCGTTGACTGAATATTGAAGCAACTCCGGTGACCAGGCCAGCGGGTTACCAGCACCAATCTGACTCTTCTCCACAAACGGAATCCCTTGTCCTTCATCATTCCGCAATCTCCTCGCATATCCAAACTCCCCCAGGACGAGTCTTAAGTTCCAGTCCACAACAATGGCCCTTGAGTTAATATCCCTGTGGGCTATTCCATTAATTTGAAGGTATGAGAGAGCTTCGAGTAACTGCAGCAGCAGTCGCAGCACAAACAATTCACTTGGAGAACGTATGGATCCATACGTCAATGTTCTGTCTGCTCGATAGTTCGATACCAAATGAGACAACGTCGTACAGTAGTCCGGAAACACAACCATTGCAGTTTTGTCTGCCAACTGACTGTAGAGGGTGCCGTCCAAGAACTTAGAGACATCGGAGAAGTTATTCAGTTCTGAAGTCTGGATTTCGAAATTGTGGTACATCCTCGTGATGTTCAAGTGAGGGTTGTCACTAAGAGATTGTAGAATGTTGAATTCAGTTCCTAGGGAATCTCCAGGGCACTTGTGTCCTGATGGTTTGGGAGACCTTCTGTGGTTCATCAAGACCTACAAGAttacaaaaagtaaataaagaacatattaaaagcactggacactatcgatgaaaacttatttggtaatgagcaaatgagagctgttgatagtaaaaacattgtgaaaaacggctccctctgaagtaacgtagttttttagaagaggtaatttctcactcaaatattaaaagaattcaggcctgaatccttttttgtgcaacaagggtgtttttctcacattgaattaaattgaatttacaATATGCACGGTCCCCGCTACTTGTTGACAAGAACATTCTGTCCCCTTAACAAAGGTACATGTAATTCCTATTGCTTGTTGATGAAATGGTTTGGGGGCCAATACTCAATGCTGCATTATAAACGACTAACCTTTATGACgtatgtttgctttttatgaAGAATCCGAACGCAAATTTGAGAGATCAGTCCATCCTCGGACTGCTTCAACTCTCTGTCCACTGGCCTACCCTCAATGATCTGATAGTCCTCATTCAACAACCACTCTTTCCCTTTCTCATCCAATGAAAACACATCGTTCCTTTCGTTCAGGCTTAGCCGTAGTTCATAGagtctctgattggtcgagGCCTTTAGAGTTTGAAACACAGTCTTGTCATTTTGAAGATGAGAAAAAACTTGATGTATCATGGTGCTTTGACACAGGTACGGCTTCTCCATGAAGGAGCAGATGCTTTTAGTCAGAGAGCCTTCCGGACTCTGATCTTTATGACTCGAGGTCCCCACTGATGTCAACAGAGATGACACATCTGTGGATGAGCCAATCGAGGACCTTTTCCGATTCACCAATGGCGACTCTTTCAACAGAAAGAGTTCATTTGACAACTGGCGCCCTCTCGTGTCAGAGTTCCTTCTTTCTGTCACGACCATATCCTGGGTCGGGCTGCTGCTACCCCCTTGCAGCTTCGCTTCTAACGCCTCTTTTTGAGACGTCAACAGAGCTACCTTGAGTTGGAGACCATCGATAGCCCCAAGGAACTGATCACGCTCCGTCTCATCCTGCTTGCGATGAAAGTCAATCTCATCCGACATTATATTGATCTCTTTGGTTGGGTCGGAGAAGTCCGCAATATTTGGCCGTCCGCCAAGAAATGCTGGTGTCGGGTCAGAGAAAGGTCGGTGGTGATGGTGGAAGGTTTCCCTGGATGTTGTATCGGATAGCTGGTTCAGAGCCATGGGAATTTGTCTGGTACCaggtctgtaaaaaaaaataacattgatTTCACATCAAGGTATTTAAAATGGAAATATTTTAATAACTGTATGACGCGTATGATGCATGGTTGTCAAAAATTAACTTatggtaaaacaaataatataacaaatttaaagtgataaaccacaagagctgacagattaaaggcactgtacacgtttggtaatcgtcaaagaccagtgttctcacttggtgtatcccatcataagcataaaataacaaacctgtgacaatttgggcccaatcggtcatcgaagttgcgagaaaatgataaaagaaaacacacccttgttggatgaatttgtgtgcttgcagataggaataaaagacttctagcaag
This DNA window, taken from Asterias rubens chromosome 15, eAstRub1.3, whole genome shotgun sequence, encodes the following:
- the LOC117299913 gene encoding ankycorbin-like isoform X2, with translation MAEIILAAKHGLYNRVLAELREGTPVDIQDIEGGTPLYWSACGGHSDICRLLLSKGANPNLAVQWGSSPLHAAADRGKTECIKYLIRYGANISAQNNNGDTPLHLASFRGHSDACIILLTHGADQTILNNNGKTSQQEAQGAQHKDITKILTEKKTANREVLMPKQYLRASDSDDALLRTDKKTSLRHNLLASSLEKREVELRERPGTRQIPMALNQLSDTTSRETFHHHHRPFSDPTPAFLGGRPNIADFSDPTKEINIMSDEIDFHRKQDETERDQFLGAIDGLQLKVALLTSQKEALEAKLQGGSSSPTQDMVVTERRNSDTRGRQLSNELFLLKESPLVNRKRSSIGSSTDVSSLLTSVGTSSHKDQSPEGSLTKSICSFMEKPYLCQSTMIHQVFSHLQNDKTVFQTLKASTNQRLYELRLSLNERNDVFSLDEKGKEWLLNEDYQIIEGRPVDRELKQSEDGLISQICVRILHKKQTYVIKVLMNHRRSPKPSGHKCPGDSLGTEFNILQSLSDNPHLNITRMYHNFEIQTSELNNFSDVSKFLDGTLYSQLADKTAMVVFPDYCTTLSHLVSNYRADRTLTYGSIRSPSELFVLRLLLQLLEALSYLQINGIAHRDINSRAIVVDWNLRLVLGEFGYARRLRNDEGQGIPFVEKSQIGAGNPLAWSPELLQYSVNGPPKSWQKDLTLLDVYESSDLYSTAAMLCCLFNRLPDGEQSPPSPGMIAKCLPTISLEVPGFLSKEGKALFGRMLKDNPANRPTLREAILRTGMMLYGPEPSSINSLTEMDTWLQSQHLRLLATPPQSKSRELDELTRCLDWELCHGYMSNVSAVELWHLYNDPI
- the LOC117299913 gene encoding ankycorbin-like isoform X1 gives rise to the protein MAEIILAAKHGLYNRVLAELREGTPVDIQDIEGGTPLYWSACGGHSDICRLLLSKGANPNLAVQWGSSPLHAAADRGKTECIKYLIRYGANISAQNNNGDTPLHLASFRGHSDACIILLTHGADQTILNNNGKTSQQEAQGAQHKDITKILTEKKTAQRASSFPLTTANREVLMPKQYLRASDSDDALLRTDKKTSLRHNLLASSLEKREVELRERPGTRQIPMALNQLSDTTSRETFHHHHRPFSDPTPAFLGGRPNIADFSDPTKEINIMSDEIDFHRKQDETERDQFLGAIDGLQLKVALLTSQKEALEAKLQGGSSSPTQDMVVTERRNSDTRGRQLSNELFLLKESPLVNRKRSSIGSSTDVSSLLTSVGTSSHKDQSPEGSLTKSICSFMEKPYLCQSTMIHQVFSHLQNDKTVFQTLKASTNQRLYELRLSLNERNDVFSLDEKGKEWLLNEDYQIIEGRPVDRELKQSEDGLISQICVRILHKKQTYVIKVLMNHRRSPKPSGHKCPGDSLGTEFNILQSLSDNPHLNITRMYHNFEIQTSELNNFSDVSKFLDGTLYSQLADKTAMVVFPDYCTTLSHLVSNYRADRTLTYGSIRSPSELFVLRLLLQLLEALSYLQINGIAHRDINSRAIVVDWNLRLVLGEFGYARRLRNDEGQGIPFVEKSQIGAGNPLAWSPELLQYSVNGPPKSWQKDLTLLDVYESSDLYSTAAMLCCLFNRLPDGEQSPPSPGMIAKCLPTISLEVPGFLSKEGKALFGRMLKDNPANRPTLREAILRTGMMLYGPEPSSINSLTEMDTWLQSQHLRLLATPPQSKSRELDELTRCLDWELCHGYMSNVSAVELWHLYNDPI